A region of the Gadus morhua chromosome 1, gadMor3.0, whole genome shotgun sequence genome:
CAGTACGCACTGGTCCTGTGCATCTGCAGctagcccccgcccccccaccccctttatCCTAAACTCTCATCACATCCAAGAAAACCCACATGGCGGGCGCACGTTCATACTGAGGCCGGCGCATTCTGGGGTCTTTACTCCCAAACGGCTCAGCTTATGGCAGCTTCCAATGTGGCTCAAGGTTTGGAGAGGAATCATATGTGTCGATTCCTGCTTCCTCATTGAACTTATATGTGCTTTATATACGTATTGAATTTCAATGTAAGTCAAAATTCGAGCAGCAATTTCGCATGCAAATGATGTACAGCCGCCCAGCTCCATGTGTGTTGCTGGTGTTCCGTCAGACGTCATCGTAAGTCGTGGATTCACGTTGGGTTTCTTAGGGGCGAGTATTGATGTAAACCTGATGACATGCGTTGCATAAATTGTGTTAGGTTGGAGAGGGACGCCTTGGGTGTATAATGTATCCCTCAAACGAATTACACTCACCCACACTCATAGTTATGCACACTCCCAATGTTTAACATACTGTGGTCGTCTAATAACATTGCTGAAAGACACAGGAAATGGGCAATTTTATTGTAATATTGGTCCATGATCGACAAAGTGTGTTTCTGGTTTTGGACTCTCTAGCGAGAGACTGAAACTCTCAGCTTTTCTGTGGCAAAGATTCtgttcctttatttatttatttatttatttttgtctctTAATTTCGTTCTCCTGTCTCCCATTTTCTCTTATTTGTTGGCAACTTACAGCTCAcccaatcacagacacacacaaagacacacacacacacacacacacacacacacacacacacacacacacgcacacacacacacacacacacacacacacacacacacacacacacacacacacacacacacacaaacaccccccccacacacacacacacacacacacacacacacacacacacacacactgacgcacacacacacacacacacacacgcacacgcacacacaaacaaacaatcacttACACGTGTATACATGATAAGCTTGATCTTTGGATTGTTTTTCAAAGAAACGTGCGCGGGGTTGTTTTGATACAGCATATAATCTCATATTAACATACATTCATAGGCAGTAACGTCTTCTTCAGTGTATAAAGTCTGTGTAGATCTACAGTCTGTCTGTACAGTGACACCAATATTACCATAGGAAAGCTGGGATTGTACCATGGTGGCTCTCACTGGTCAGGTGCAATTCAGTCACTGGCAGTGGCATGGGAGTGGGTGCGTTTGCTCATGCATGCAGATTTTTGTTTGCGTCAAGGTagctcccctgtgtgtgtgtgtgtgtgtgtgtgtgtgtgtgtgtgtgtgtgtgtgtgtgtgtgtgtgtgtgtgtgtgtgtgtgtgtgtgtgtgtgtgtgtgtgtgtgtgtgtgcgtgtgtttgcactcAGAGAAAAGTTTGGTGTCTCTGGCCATGTAGCTAATCCTTTtcctgtgtgagagtgtgcgcgcgtgtgtgtccgcgtgtgtgtctgcgtgtgtctctgcgtgtgtgtctgcgtgtgtgtctgcgtgtgtgtctgcgtgtgcgcgtgtgtaggGCGTGATTTCTGGGGGTCTTGATGGAGAGTGGAGAGCAGCTGCAAAAAACAGCCAAACAACGCTACCAGACGGCCACAGAAGAACCTCCACCCAACACACCGTCCCTTCTTGTCCCGGTCCTTGAGTGAAGAGTGTTGCTTCCAGTGTGTCtgttcccctccttcctctgatTGTTGCGGTGGTCCGAGCAGCCCCTCACTGGCGGGGGTCTGCCCTCCGCTCTCCTtgatttgtgtctctgtgtccagcGGGTTCCttccgcagcagcagcagcagaaggtcAGGGGGCGAGCAtgcagcccccccccttccaacaacataatagccccccccccctcccccctcccaaaccacagcacacacccccccaccaacccccctctgTCCATACGACTAGTGTTCATCTGTCCGTGTGTCCACCTTCAGCCCGTGTGCAAGCGCACGGCGTGCTTTAACGACCTGCCGCACTTCACTGACAcgtatactacacacacacacacaaagacacacacacacacacacacacacacacacacacacacacacacacacacacttgtcctcACTCTCGACAACGTTATAATAAGTTAAACATTACAAAACAAGTGACGATAATAAACACAAacgggagtgagggagggggtggccGAGCACCTCGAGGGTGGCAGCACGAGGCCAGCGCAGCGAGCGGCGGCCATTActgagagacaaagggagagagaatatGCCCTCTAGTGGATTCTGCACCTTCTCACGGTGTGATTACAACGACTATGATTGACTGCAGACATCTGCCCCCTTTGACCAGTGGTTGGGGGTTAATGGGGGTgcaggggggtgtgtgtgtgtgtgtgtgtgtgtgtgtgtgtgtgtgtggtggggttcTTCATCTGAAGGTTCCCCGTGACCCCTTCCACCTCCGGTCCGGTGGACAAGGAGAGGGTTGTCATAGTGTGGTACTATTGTCAGATCGTTCACGCTCTACCGTCGACACACAGAGTGTCCTCTcggtccctcctcctggccctccTATCCGCCCCGCCCCTCTCTGTCCCACATCCCACACTCCGCCCCTCCCCGTCCCACCCGGTTGTCCGTCCGACGCCACCACTGCCCCGTCCGTCCGTGCATCACCGGCACGTGTGCATCTCCACCGTCTTGGGGCACTGTTTGCACTTGACGTAGCAGCACCAGTGGAACTTGCAGCTGCAGCGGTCCACCAGCTGCACCTCCTCCGTCTGGAAGCCGCGGCCGCAGCACATCAGCTCGCAGCCGTCGATGGCCTTGGAGGTGCGGTTGCACTGGCGTCCCACCGTGCCCAGCATGCCCGGCGTGCGCGGGTCGCGGTCGCAGAAGTCCGGGCTGGGCTCCAGGTACACGAGGTCCTCGTCGGTGTGCGGCTTGAACTGGGAGTTGCGCGGCACCAGGGCCTTGGCCGTGCCCACCTTGCGCTGCTCCACCTCGGTGGCGCCGTCAAACTTCTCCTTGATGACGTTGCCCACCTTGCGGAAGGGCGGCATGGCCCTCCAGCAGGTCTTGACCTCGCAGGAGCCCGACACGCCATGACATTTGCACTCCACTCGCATGTGGGACAGGATGGCCTGGGCAGGGGAGAACAGAGGAAGGTTGAGGCTTGTGTTGTTCACTTTTTATTACTTTTGTTGCTCTATGATAGAGcggagagatagacaggaaggtataGATAGAGGGGAAGACATGCTGCAAAGGACCACGGTTAGGAATCAAACCCTGGTCTCTGCGTTAaggactgggccttaatggtacgccCTCTACCCGGTGAGCCggcctttttctttttaagccAATATGGTCTCAAGCTGAACTTTTCAACACGTTGCAACCCTACATCTAACCCCAGCCCGGCTTATCCCTGTCCCTCATGCGTTTCTAACACTGGAATCCACATCGCATAAAAAAGGGGGACTTTTACTTGCTGAGCATGATGTTGAAGTTGTCGTAGTAAATCAGCAGCATATCAAAATGGAGCGCACACCATTGCACTGTCGCACAGTAACGATCTGCGTGATTACCGCCGCACAAAGCTCACCTTCCTGCCCGCCTCGTTGTTGTGTAGGTTCATCAGGGCACGGCTGGAGGACTGGCCTTTACCCCGCTCCCTCACATCCACAAAGGACTGAGAGAAGGCCACGCCGTAGGCTATGTTGTCACTGCAGCCCGACCACTGGAAGcctgcagcagagagagagagacgggagacagagagagagagaggctctgaaATAAGACACTGCCTGCACTCATGCTGCTAAAGTCGTGCTTCATAATGAAACTTTGGTGGTTATGCTGATTAGAatctctgtgcatgtgtgcgtgtgtgtgtgtgtgtgtgtgtgtgtgtgtgtgtgtgtgtgtgtgtgtgtgtgtgtgtgtgtgtgtgtgtgtgtgtgtgtgtgtgtgtgtgtgtgtgtgtgtgtgtgtgtatgtctaggCGTCTATGTTATGTGTTTGCATAAAGCCGCTCCACAATGTCAACGAGTGCCCCGTCCATGCGTTTGCACATTTGCAACGCCTGTATATGTATTCACTGACGTGTATTAGACAGTTTAACGGCTTGCGTTTCTGACCATGTGTAcagagtgtgttttttttatgtgctgTAGCCgagtccacacacaaacagagcccATGTGTTGGCCATGTGTGGCGTGCGCGTGGGACCGACCCTCGGGGCTGACTCCGTGCACCGTGCGGTCGCAGCCACACTTCTCCAGCTCCCCGCTGCTGCAGGCGCGCGTCACCGCGAACGCCACGCTGGCCGCAGAGATGGCGTAGACAAAGGCCGCCTCACGGGTGCCTGTAGtcgacacacagacccacacgcaAGCGCATGTACAAGCAcaaatacacgcaaacacagacgcacacacaaacacacacacatacacacgagtTTCAGATATGTCAATAACAACAAAGTTGAAAACGTTTCATTGTGAGGACAAAATAAGTGGCCAAGTGCAAATGTTTCAGCACAACTGCCTTTATAGCTGCCTGCCAGTATACCACATCTTCAGTGTATATTTGCTTTCCCTGTACTCAGGGAACACAGGGCTGTTCACACAGCACCACGCGGTACCGCTCATGCTTACATTTAGATTTACATtgaggggattttgctgatgcttcaatccaaagcgacgtacaaccattcattcacacatccacacaccgacagaggagtcaaccacgcagggcgacagccagctcgtcaggagcagtcggggtgaggagccttgctcagggacacctagagcctcagctaggaggagccagggttcgaactagcaaccttcaggtcaACGGCCAACCCGCTGTACCTCCTCCCTGATGTCATGCTTACCCTGCGTCACCACTTTTCCGAAGACGGGCATGGACTCCAGCGTGGAGCAGTTCCACCGTCGGTTCCTGAACTGGAACTGACACTCGTCGATGGCCAGCTGGGCCCCGCGGCGCACTGCGTCCATCACCTCGATGCTGCGCTTGCAGATCTGCACCTGGGAGGGGGCAGCAGAGGCAGGGGGGTTGGCTGGGCCCGGGCATCGGACACTAACAGGCTAGGGGCCGTTTGTGCGGAGAATTTAAGTTGTTTTTATTTCCAAAATGGAAGCTAATCAGTGATGAAGGCCCTTCCCGTCTGCATCATAGGCAGGGACTTTGTGAACTGAATTCTGGGGGCTGACTGGACTTTTTTTGACtgaggcaaaaaaaacaacatatcatGGAGACATTAATCTATGACCACATGGTCATTTCAATCATGAAACCTTAATGAATCACAATAAAAAGTAGAAAATCTAAAGTCATTAGACAAATCGCGGGCCCTTGAACGTGCCGATATTTGTTACTCTACTTTCACTTGGGTTCGTTCCTCAAATGGTGATTTGTAAGTAATACAAATTTCTTGTAATTTAATCACTTGCAGACTGCAGACTTTTTTTTCCCATTACTTTCATTTTATGAACGCACATATGTAAT
Encoded here:
- the wnt4 gene encoding protein Wnt-4a → MNAEHVLRCLLMLCFALFSANASNWLYLAKLTSVGSIANEETCERLRGLIQRQVQICKRSIEVMDAVRRGAQLAIDECQFQFRNRRWNCSTLESMPVFGKVVTQGTREAAFVYAISAASVAFAVTRACSSGELEKCGCDRTVHGVSPEGFQWSGCSDNIAYGVAFSQSFVDVRERGKGQSSSRALMNLHNNEAGRKAILSHMRVECKCHGVSGSCEVKTCWRAMPPFRKVGNVIKEKFDGATEVEQRKVGTAKALVPRNSQFKPHTDEDLVYLEPSPDFCDRDPRTPGMLGTVGRQCNRTSKAIDGCELMCCGRGFQTEEVQLVDRCSCKFHWCCYVKCKQCPKTVEMHTCR